A genomic stretch from Desulfohalobium retbaense DSM 5692 includes:
- a CDS encoding cysteine-rich small domain-containing protein, which translates to MRDVLCPLGTHDFNQNRQCQYFPCHPGADPETFNCKHCYCPLYFIYWTDCGGTFRILGNGVKDCSACLLPHEPGGHEYILEKLREYFALVKPAEG; encoded by the coding sequence ATGCGCGATGTGTTGTGCCCATTAGGCACCCACGACTTCAACCAGAATCGGCAATGCCAGTATTTCCCTTGCCACCCGGGCGCTGATCCGGAGACCTTTAATTGCAAGCATTGCTATTGCCCCCTGTACTTTATTTATTGGACCGATTGCGGGGGGACGTTTCGTATTCTGGGCAACGGGGTCAAAGATTGCTCGGCCTGTCTGCTGCCCCATGAACCCGGCGGGCACGAGTATATCCTCGAAAAACTCCGAGAGTATTTTGCACTGGTCAAGCCTGCTGAAGGCTAA
- a CDS encoding ribonucleoside triphosphate reductase, with amino-acid sequence MLLEDRPVPRSSTTNPPKYIRKRDGRLETWALDRIGEAILKALKASGVKDPLLANRLARKVEQKLEGIETPEQEQVQDMVELVLMESRLYQVARRYIVYREKRRQLRSQQEAFLDIRETIDSYVNKEDWRVAENANMAHSFQGLMLHLSGSVQARYSLEKYPEEVRMAHEHGYFHIHDLSFGLAGYCAGWSLRDLLLEGFNLEGRCSSGPAKHLNSALGQMVNFLGTLQNEWAGAQAFNNVDTYLAPFVRFDGMDYVRVKQAIQKFVFNLNTTSRWGGQSPFTNLTFDLVPPKHIASEAVIYGGELLDVTYGDFAPEMEMINKAFLEVMLEGDYHGRIFSFPIPTYNITKDFPWDGEVGQLLLRLTAKYGVPYFQNFINSDLKPEDVRSMCCRLQMDLRELKRRTGGLFGAGDLTGSIGVVTLNLPKLGYLAQGEEDFLDLIEEYAEMAKNSLEFKRKWVSDNMDRGMYPFSQRYLKNGLSGHFSTIGLIGGHEACLNLLGKGIDSTAGVRLMNRVLEHLRDLTSRYQEETGHLYNLEATPAEGTSYRLAKIDKQLYQDIVASGEDVPYYTNSTALPVDATTDVFAALEHQNQLQPLYTGGTVFHTFLGEAVADTEALKSYMIKAMSQTKLPYISITPTFSICKEHGYINGEHFECPHCGQDAEVYTRVVGYYRPVKMWNRGKREEYKQRSEYAPVD; translated from the coding sequence ATGCTCTTAGAAGACCGCCCTGTTCCCCGTTCGTCCACTACCAACCCTCCAAAATATATCCGCAAACGAGACGGGCGCCTTGAGACCTGGGCCTTGGACCGCATCGGCGAGGCCATCCTCAAGGCCTTGAAGGCCAGCGGAGTCAAGGATCCGCTACTGGCGAACCGGCTCGCTCGCAAGGTCGAGCAGAAACTCGAGGGCATTGAGACACCGGAGCAGGAACAGGTCCAGGACATGGTTGAGTTGGTGCTGATGGAGTCACGGCTGTATCAGGTCGCCCGGCGCTACATCGTGTACCGTGAAAAACGCCGCCAATTGCGCAGCCAACAGGAGGCGTTTCTCGACATCCGGGAAACCATCGACAGCTACGTGAACAAGGAAGACTGGCGGGTGGCGGAAAACGCCAATATGGCCCACTCTTTCCAGGGGCTCATGCTCCACCTCTCCGGTTCGGTCCAGGCCCGGTACTCGTTGGAAAAATACCCCGAAGAAGTCCGCATGGCCCACGAGCACGGCTATTTCCACATCCACGACCTCTCCTTCGGCCTGGCCGGATACTGCGCCGGCTGGAGCCTGCGTGATCTTTTGCTGGAAGGGTTCAACCTCGAAGGACGGTGTTCCTCGGGCCCGGCCAAGCACCTCAATTCGGCCCTGGGACAGATGGTCAATTTCCTCGGCACCCTGCAAAACGAATGGGCTGGGGCGCAGGCCTTCAACAATGTCGACACCTACTTGGCCCCTTTTGTGCGTTTCGACGGTATGGACTACGTCCGGGTCAAACAAGCCATCCAGAAATTCGTTTTCAATCTGAACACGACCTCGCGCTGGGGCGGCCAGAGCCCGTTCACCAATCTGACCTTCGACCTTGTCCCGCCCAAGCACATCGCCTCCGAGGCAGTCATCTACGGCGGCGAACTGCTGGACGTGACCTACGGCGACTTTGCCCCGGAAATGGAAATGATCAACAAGGCCTTTTTAGAGGTCATGCTCGAGGGGGACTACCACGGCCGGATCTTCAGCTTTCCCATCCCGACCTACAATATCACCAAGGATTTTCCCTGGGACGGCGAAGTCGGCCAACTGTTGCTCCGGCTGACCGCCAAATACGGTGTCCCCTACTTCCAGAATTTCATCAATTCCGATCTCAAACCAGAAGACGTCCGTTCCATGTGCTGCCGGCTGCAGATGGACCTGCGCGAACTCAAACGGCGCACCGGGGGGCTGTTCGGAGCCGGGGACCTGACCGGTTCCATAGGCGTGGTCACCCTCAATCTGCCCAAACTCGGCTACCTCGCCCAGGGCGAAGAGGATTTCCTCGACCTTATTGAGGAATACGCTGAAATGGCCAAGAACTCCCTGGAATTCAAACGGAAATGGGTCAGCGACAACATGGACCGGGGCATGTACCCCTTTTCCCAGCGCTACCTTAAAAACGGCTTGAGCGGCCACTTCAGCACCATCGGGCTCATCGGTGGCCACGAGGCCTGCCTCAACCTTCTGGGCAAGGGCATCGATTCCACGGCCGGGGTCCGGCTCATGAATCGGGTCCTGGAGCACCTGCGCGACCTGACCAGCCGCTATCAGGAAGAGACCGGCCACCTTTACAACCTTGAAGCCACACCCGCCGAGGGCACCAGCTACCGTCTGGCCAAGATCGACAAGCAACTCTATCAGGACATCGTTGCCTCTGGCGAGGACGTGCCCTACTACACCAACTCCACAGCCCTGCCCGTGGACGCGACCACAGACGTCTTCGCCGCCCTGGAGCACCAGAACCAGCTCCAGCCCCTGTACACCGGCGGCACGGTCTTTCACACCTTCCTTGGCGAAGCCGTGGCCGACACCGAGGCCCTGAAGTCGTACATGATCAAGGCCATGAGCCAGACCAAACTCCCGTACATCTCCATCACCCCGACCTTTTCCATCTGCAAGGAACACGGCTACATCAACGGCGAGCATTTTGAATGCCCCCACTGCGGACAGGACGCCGAGGTCTACACCCGGGTGGTCGGCTACTACCGGCCGGTCAAGATGTGGAATCGGGGTAAACGTGAAGAATACAAGCAACGCAGCGAATACGCGCCCGTGGATTAA
- a CDS encoding NAD/NADP-dependent octopine/nopaline dehydrogenase family protein, translated as MSRETVWAIVGGGNGGQSLAGHLSLMGYPVRLYDIFTETVDAINAQGGIEVSGVVEGFGKPELVTTDLGAAVKGADAVMIVAPAVAHKTIAKQCAPYVSAGQTYILHPGATCGALEFRHTLDECNCTPDLAVAETNSLIYACRAPKPGHAVIHGIKDDLVLSTLPAAKNEHVLGVLQEAFPQIVGGANVMQSSLGNANAIMHPAPTLLNTSLIESRHDWYYYREGITPSIGAFVEELDKERVNLAQAFGLDMITIREWYRVAYGVEAETLSEAVKKNPAYAEIRGQKELRTRYLLEDIPTGLVPMIEMGKLMGVDTPRMELVARFGSSLLEEDFFAKGRTLKNLGLAGMGKDDFLQYLQTGVKA; from the coding sequence ATGAGCAGAGAAACAGTTTGGGCCATTGTGGGTGGTGGCAACGGCGGTCAATCCCTGGCTGGCCATTTGTCACTCATGGGATATCCTGTCCGCCTCTATGATATATTTACTGAGACGGTTGATGCCATCAACGCCCAGGGAGGGATTGAGGTCTCCGGAGTCGTTGAAGGATTCGGCAAGCCGGAACTGGTGACTACCGATCTCGGGGCGGCTGTCAAAGGGGCTGATGCGGTCATGATCGTGGCTCCGGCCGTGGCGCACAAGACGATTGCCAAACAGTGCGCGCCGTATGTCTCTGCCGGCCAGACCTATATCTTGCATCCGGGAGCCACCTGCGGCGCCCTGGAGTTCCGGCATACCTTGGACGAATGCAATTGCACGCCGGATCTGGCTGTGGCCGAGACCAACAGTCTCATCTATGCCTGCCGGGCGCCAAAACCCGGGCATGCCGTGATCCACGGCATCAAGGACGATCTGGTGCTGTCGACCCTGCCGGCGGCCAAGAACGAGCATGTTCTGGGCGTCCTGCAGGAAGCCTTTCCCCAGATCGTTGGCGGCGCCAATGTCATGCAAAGCAGTCTGGGCAACGCCAACGCCATTATGCACCCCGCGCCGACGCTTTTGAATACCTCTTTGATCGAATCCCGGCACGATTGGTATTATTACCGTGAAGGGATCACCCCAAGCATTGGGGCCTTTGTCGAAGAATTGGACAAAGAACGGGTCAACTTGGCCCAAGCCTTTGGCCTGGATATGATCACCATCCGGGAATGGTATCGTGTTGCCTACGGCGTTGAAGCGGAGACCCTGTCCGAAGCGGTCAAGAAGAACCCGGCCTATGCCGAGATCCGGGGGCAGAAAGAACTGCGGACCCGGTACCTCTTAGAGGACATCCCCACCGGTCTGGTGCCCATGATCGAAATGGGGAAATTGATGGGGGTGGATACCCCGCGCATGGAATTGGTGGCCCGCTTCGGTTCCAGTCTTTTGGAGGAAGATTTCTTCGCCAAGGGCCGGACCCTGAAGAATCTCGGGCTGGCCGGCATGGGCAAGGACGATTTCTTGCAGTACCTGCAAACCGGCGTCAAAGCCTAA
- a CDS encoding anaerobic ribonucleoside-triphosphate reductase activating protein, giving the protein MNDPHTPWNHIRGMQPQSFCDWPGHVSAVLFTGGCNLHCPTCHNAGLAWHPEEHPLVGRETVLTHLQSHRNWLDGVVITGGEPTLVPGLDQLCRDCLDCGLPCKLDTNGMRPDVVAELLEQDLLSLVAVDVKGPWSKYPELTGKACTPEQAQSCLEQIFALSKRYPGRFAFRCTKVPPLSEDDLAATKTLIPTGMELTFQDYIPPRPH; this is encoded by the coding sequence ATGAACGATCCACACACGCCCTGGAACCATATCCGCGGCATGCAGCCGCAAAGCTTCTGCGACTGGCCCGGCCATGTCAGTGCCGTCCTGTTTACCGGTGGTTGCAACCTCCACTGCCCGACCTGTCACAACGCTGGGCTGGCTTGGCATCCAGAAGAGCACCCGCTCGTGGGCCGCGAGACCGTCCTGACCCATCTGCAAAGCCATCGCAACTGGCTCGACGGGGTGGTCATCACCGGCGGCGAACCAACCCTGGTCCCTGGACTGGACCAATTGTGCCGGGACTGCCTCGACTGCGGCCTGCCCTGCAAATTGGACACCAACGGCATGCGCCCCGACGTCGTGGCCGAGTTGCTCGAGCAGGACTTGCTCTCCCTGGTGGCCGTGGACGTCAAAGGGCCGTGGTCCAAATATCCCGAACTCACCGGCAAGGCCTGCACCCCTGAGCAGGCCCAATCCTGCCTGGAACAGATATTCGCGTTGAGCAAGCGCTACCCAGGCCGTTTCGCCTTCCGTTGCACTAAAGTGCCGCCCTTGAGCGAAGACGACCTTGCCGCCACCAAGACCTTGATTCCGACTGGAATGGAACTGACATTCCAAGATTATATTCCACCCCGGCCGCATTGA
- a CDS encoding ferritin-like domain-containing protein → MAAQSREERRAKVIEVLNTAREMELHAIYQYMNQHYGLDDMDYGELAKNIKLVAIDEMRHAEMFAERIKELGGEPVAASSQKVQRGQEVGTIFTHDSKLEDDTIDTYNQFLQVCRDNGDSITAKLFEQIIDEEQEHLNYFDDVGDHIKELGSTYLARIAGTPASTGGYTRGFTAEGGGE, encoded by the coding sequence ATGGCTGCACAGTCCCGAGAAGAACGTCGCGCAAAGGTGATTGAAGTCCTCAATACCGCCCGTGAAATGGAACTCCACGCCATCTACCAGTACATGAACCAGCATTATGGTCTGGACGACATGGACTACGGAGAACTGGCCAAAAATATCAAACTGGTTGCCATCGACGAAATGCGTCACGCGGAGATGTTCGCCGAGCGGATCAAGGAACTCGGCGGCGAACCTGTGGCCGCCTCCTCGCAAAAAGTCCAGCGGGGCCAGGAAGTGGGAACCATCTTCACCCACGACTCCAAACTCGAAGACGACACCATCGACACCTACAACCAGTTCCTGCAGGTCTGCCGCGACAACGGCGACAGCATCACCGCCAAGCTCTTTGAGCAGATCATCGACGAAGAGCAGGAACACCTGAACTATTTCGATGACGTCGGAGACCATATCAAGGAACTCGGCAGCACTTACCTCGCCCGCATCGCCGGCACACCGGCCAGCACTGGTGGCTATACCCGCGGCTTCACTGCTGAAGGCGGCGGCGAATAG
- a CDS encoding TRAP transporter large permease: MIEISMFALGTLVVLLSFGVPLPYCFGGALMVMHLFGGATMRGTMLWGFSQLANPVLLCIPLFVFAGAIMSESGIASSLLKFVNFFVGRIRGGLGVVASVSCAIIGAISGSGLTGIAATGPLLIPEMAERGYPRGYATALVANSSILGLLIPPSVTMIIYGWVTDTSILACFLATVGPGLLITFLFALVNMYLSRNFPLILEEKKTWPEKTREGVTLTSRALPALIMPAIILGGIYGGIMTPTEAAAVAVVYAIPVGVLVYKGLTFNTFLRAAKDSATSVGAIMIMIIFSLMLSQIFVMEQVPQALVEGIFNITDNKVLLLVLVNFLLFFIGMIVNDVTAIILTAPLLLPLMNAIGVSPIQFAAIMGVNTAMGGVTPPYASILYLGMRIGNVEFSEVFKPAMTLIIFGYVPVVFLTSFWPELSLFLPSLLGY, encoded by the coding sequence GTGATTGAGATTTCAATGTTTGCCTTGGGGACGCTGGTCGTATTGCTGAGCTTCGGCGTTCCCCTACCGTATTGTTTCGGCGGTGCCTTGATGGTCATGCATCTCTTCGGGGGAGCCACCATGCGCGGTACCATGTTGTGGGGCTTCAGCCAGCTGGCCAATCCGGTGCTTTTGTGTATCCCCCTCTTCGTTTTTGCCGGCGCGATCATGAGTGAAAGCGGTATCGCTTCGAGTCTGCTGAAATTTGTCAACTTTTTTGTCGGCCGCATACGCGGCGGCCTTGGGGTGGTTGCTTCGGTCAGCTGCGCCATTATCGGCGCCATCTCGGGCAGCGGGCTGACCGGGATTGCGGCCACCGGCCCCTTGCTTATTCCGGAAATGGCCGAGCGCGGCTATCCCCGTGGTTACGCCACCGCTCTGGTTGCCAACTCCTCGATCCTCGGCCTGCTTATTCCGCCTAGCGTGACCATGATTATTTACGGCTGGGTCACGGACACCTCGATTCTGGCCTGTTTCCTGGCCACAGTCGGTCCGGGCCTGTTGATCACCTTCTTGTTTGCCTTGGTCAACATGTACCTCTCGCGCAATTTCCCGCTCATTCTTGAAGAGAAAAAGACGTGGCCGGAAAAGACGCGCGAAGGCGTGACACTGACCTCGCGGGCACTGCCGGCGCTGATCATGCCGGCGATCATCCTCGGCGGCATCTACGGCGGCATCATGACCCCCACAGAAGCGGCCGCCGTGGCGGTTGTCTACGCCATCCCTGTTGGGGTGCTCGTTTACAAAGGATTGACCTTCAACACATTTCTCCGGGCGGCTAAGGACTCCGCGACATCGGTCGGCGCGATCATGATCATGATTATCTTCAGCCTCATGCTCAGCCAGATCTTTGTCATGGAGCAGGTCCCCCAGGCCCTGGTCGAAGGGATCTTCAATATCACTGACAACAAGGTGTTGTTGCTCGTTCTGGTGAATTTCCTGCTCTTTTTCATCGGAATGATCGTCAACGACGTCACGGCCATCATCCTCACAGCACCGTTGTTGCTGCCCCTGATGAACGCCATCGGCGTCTCGCCCATCCAGTTTGCGGCCATTATGGGCGTGAACACGGCCATGGGCGGGGTGACTCCTCCCTACGCCAGTATCCTCTATCTCGGGATGCGTATCGGCAACGTGGAGTTCAGTGAAGTGTTTAAACCGGCGATGACTTTGATCATTTTCGGTTACGTCCCAGTAGTCTTTTTGACCTCTTTCTGGCCCGAGCTCTCGCTCTTTCTGCCGAGTCTCTTGGGCTACTAA
- a CDS encoding TRAP transporter small permease, whose protein sequence is MERFYKYALTLLITTVAVLMFIQVMMRYVLQAPLMGLEEVLVYPTLWLYLLGSVNASREDTQIKANVLDVFMKTPRSRMIVRILADVFGVIISTWLTYWAFLYFKYALRVWKESPTLYIPTFYAECALFIGLLLMTIYAAYHLMRSVRLFVTAPSKGGFDRD, encoded by the coding sequence ATGGAACGGTTTTACAAATATGCCCTGACGTTGTTGATTACGACAGTGGCAGTGCTCATGTTTATTCAGGTCATGATGCGCTATGTCCTGCAAGCCCCGCTGATGGGGCTCGAGGAAGTGCTCGTCTATCCAACCTTGTGGCTCTATCTATTAGGGAGCGTCAATGCCTCCCGTGAGGATACGCAGATCAAGGCTAATGTGTTGGATGTCTTTATGAAAACGCCTAGAAGTCGAATGATTGTCAGGATACTCGCTGATGTTTTTGGCGTTATCATTTCTACTTGGCTGACCTATTGGGCGTTTTTGTATTTCAAATATGCCCTGCGGGTCTGGAAAGAGAGTCCGACACTGTATATACCGACGTTTTATGCAGAGTGCGCATTGTTTATAGGACTCTTGTTGATGACCATCTATGCGGCGTACCATTTGATGCGGAGTGTTCGTCTGTTTGTCACCGCCCCGAGCAAGGGAGGGTTTGACCGTGATTGA
- the dctP gene encoding TRAP transporter substrate-binding protein DctP: MKKALWTVFIVGLALSLCTAAQARTWKVSHVRPQDTAIDKDLNAFVQDVDEATNGKINIKVYAASSLGDYTVVQERVGLGAVEMACQPPATGADKRFQIQYFPYLVKNYDQAKKNFGPDGPLRKEIGKLYGEQGIELLAAWPVYFGGIALKEEPKNPGDPTAKKGLKVRVPPMKTFQMLANNIGYMATPLPFSEAFTAVQTGVVDGVIGSGAEGYYASFRDVTNYYVPMNTHFEVWYLIANERMVEGLDKDEMAGLKAAAQRFEENRWDQVVEDQKKNEQRLADYGAEIIEITPEDLTKTAEIVRENVWPEILSDVGTEWGQSVLDNIKE, translated from the coding sequence ATGAAAAAGGCGCTTTGGACGGTATTTATCGTCGGACTTGCCCTGAGCCTCTGTACTGCGGCTCAGGCCCGGACCTGGAAAGTGTCCCACGTTCGCCCCCAGGACACTGCCATTGACAAAGATCTCAACGCTTTCGTGCAGGACGTTGACGAGGCCACCAACGGAAAAATCAACATCAAAGTTTACGCTGCCAGTTCCTTGGGTGACTACACCGTCGTGCAGGAACGGGTCGGCCTCGGCGCTGTGGAAATGGCCTGCCAGCCCCCGGCGACCGGTGCGGACAAGCGGTTTCAGATCCAATACTTCCCATACTTGGTGAAAAACTACGACCAAGCCAAGAAGAATTTTGGCCCTGACGGCCCCTTGCGCAAAGAAATCGGCAAGCTCTACGGTGAGCAGGGCATCGAACTTCTGGCTGCCTGGCCGGTGTACTTCGGCGGCATCGCCCTGAAAGAAGAACCCAAGAACCCCGGTGACCCCACGGCCAAAAAAGGTCTCAAGGTCCGCGTTCCGCCCATGAAGACCTTCCAGATGCTGGCCAATAACATTGGCTACATGGCGACACCGCTGCCGTTCTCGGAAGCCTTCACCGCCGTGCAAACCGGTGTTGTCGACGGCGTGATCGGTTCCGGTGCTGAAGGGTACTATGCTTCCTTCCGCGACGTGACCAACTACTATGTCCCGATGAACACCCACTTTGAAGTCTGGTACCTCATCGCCAATGAACGCATGGTGGAAGGGCTGGACAAGGACGAAATGGCTGGCTTGAAAGCCGCTGCCCAGCGCTTTGAAGAAAACCGCTGGGACCAAGTGGTCGAAGACCAGAAGAAAAATGAACAGCGCCTGGCTGATTACGGTGCTGAAATCATCGAAATTACTCCTGAAGACCTGACGAAGACCGCCGAAATCGTGCGCGAAAACGTCTGGCCTGAAATCCTGAGCGACGTTGGCACCGAATGGGGCCAATCCGTTCTGGATAACATCAAGGAGTAG
- a CDS encoding NAD(P)/FAD-dependent oxidoreductase, whose translation MARLVLLGGGHAHMTVMASLNEFLDRGHEVRVVGPEPYHYYSGMGPGMLGGHYTPEEIRFDIRRMVESKGASFVEDKAERIDAASRVVHLASGQHLEYDVLSCNTGSVVDQRLAAPDATNVYTVKPIANLLAAQKRIKDLASSKSELRIGVVGGGPAALEVAGNALSWAHRVNASSPKVTVFGGKEFLRRHPGKVRQFAIMSLEQRGIELVQGSYVDKVTGSRIVLEDGSSADVDLVFLAQGVRPSPLFRASDVAVGPNGGLAVNEYLQSTEEPSIFGGGDCIHFEPEPLDKVGVYAVRENPILKANLMAQLEGKELTPFDPGDGYLLIFNLGDGTGIFWRKKTIFHGRPAFWLKDFIDRRFMKRFQKA comes from the coding sequence ATGGCGCGGTTGGTCCTTTTAGGTGGCGGGCACGCTCATATGACAGTCATGGCCAGCCTGAACGAGTTTCTGGACCGTGGACACGAAGTACGTGTCGTTGGGCCGGAGCCGTATCACTATTATTCCGGTATGGGGCCGGGGATGCTCGGCGGCCATTATACGCCAGAGGAGATCCGTTTCGATATCCGGCGCATGGTTGAGAGCAAGGGAGCGAGCTTTGTCGAGGACAAGGCCGAGCGGATCGATGCGGCCTCCCGCGTGGTCCATCTGGCTTCAGGGCAACACCTGGAATACGATGTTCTGTCCTGTAATACCGGCAGCGTCGTTGATCAGCGCTTGGCGGCCCCGGACGCGACGAATGTGTATACTGTCAAACCGATCGCCAATCTCCTAGCGGCGCAAAAGCGGATCAAAGATTTGGCCTCTTCCAAGAGTGAACTCCGCATCGGTGTTGTCGGTGGTGGCCCGGCAGCGTTGGAGGTCGCCGGCAATGCCCTGAGTTGGGCGCACCGGGTCAACGCCTCCTCGCCGAAGGTGACCGTATTCGGAGGCAAGGAATTTTTGCGCCGCCATCCGGGCAAGGTTCGCCAGTTTGCCATCATGTCCCTGGAACAACGCGGAATCGAGTTGGTTCAGGGCAGTTATGTGGACAAAGTGACCGGCTCGCGTATTGTTCTGGAGGACGGTTCCAGCGCTGATGTCGATCTCGTTTTTTTGGCTCAGGGTGTGCGGCCTTCTCCCTTGTTCCGGGCCTCGGACGTAGCCGTGGGGCCAAACGGAGGGCTGGCCGTCAACGAATATCTCCAATCCACCGAAGAGCCATCCATTTTCGGGGGCGGCGACTGCATCCATTTCGAGCCGGAGCCGCTGGACAAGGTCGGTGTCTATGCTGTGCGGGAAAATCCGATTTTGAAGGCCAATCTCATGGCCCAACTTGAGGGCAAGGAACTAACCCCCTTTGATCCTGGGGACGGGTATCTGCTCATTTTCAACCTTGGCGACGGCACCGGCATCTTCTGGCGCAAGAAGACCATCTTTCACGGTCGCCCGGCTTTCTGGCTCAAAGATTTCATCGACAGGCGGTTCATGAAGCGGTTCCAAAAGGCGTGA
- a CDS encoding sigma-54-dependent Fis family transcriptional regulator: protein MECTAILDSTILRQEIQASHARSKEYGVSRTTRKNQVKLTPLELSQRQAQNKIFLEAVIAQLSELFDLLSPDDFMVAVVDGEGYILHMFGSDNIKAKFAERNCAPGYRWTERDVGTTAISLCLERRIAVQLNDKDHYCQRAHGFTSSAAPVFGHAGNLQGILVVSGNSQLVHPHTLCMISSAARSVERQLRILRRNSELAMHIGLLDAVLESTTSGLMVIDSQGVIWRVNRKGGQILKKTDLAGQEVSVLQGLDLDIEDIRANPNAWVNRECTLKNGRQNIHILFSAQPVLAGDQSMLGVVLEFEPIDSVRKLANNIAGTKAFFTFESMIGSSESFRRAQEMAKRAAHSDSTVLLRGETGTGKELFAQAIHNASRRRSAPFVPINCGAIPGELLESELFGYVDGAFTGAQKGGRPGKFELAHRGTILLDEIGDMPHDMQVKLLRVLQTGEVYRIGARKPTLVDTRIIACTHVDLGKAVAAGRFREDLYYRLNVLPIVIPALRERGRDDILALTEFFLSRNRVTPPQLTVGAVKALENHPWPGNVRELENTIQRALHLCEENEIDAACLGVPETAAAASSSTPRGTLEEIERLAIEQTLEDTKGNMAETAKTLGISRATLYRKVKRYSLETG, encoded by the coding sequence ATGGAATGCACGGCCATTCTGGATTCCACCATACTTCGCCAAGAGATCCAGGCCTCCCATGCCCGGTCCAAGGAATATGGTGTCAGCCGCACGACGCGCAAAAACCAGGTCAAGCTCACGCCCCTGGAACTCAGCCAGCGTCAGGCCCAGAACAAAATTTTCCTGGAAGCGGTCATCGCCCAGCTCTCCGAACTCTTTGACCTTTTAAGCCCCGACGATTTCATGGTCGCGGTCGTCGACGGTGAGGGGTACATCCTGCACATGTTCGGCAGCGACAATATCAAGGCCAAATTCGCCGAACGCAATTGCGCCCCGGGATATCGGTGGACAGAGCGCGATGTGGGCACCACCGCCATCAGCCTCTGTCTGGAGCGCCGCATCGCCGTCCAACTCAACGACAAGGACCATTATTGTCAGCGGGCGCACGGCTTCACCAGTTCCGCAGCTCCGGTCTTCGGCCACGCCGGCAATTTGCAGGGTATTCTTGTGGTTTCCGGGAATTCGCAACTGGTCCACCCCCACACCCTGTGCATGATTTCCTCTGCAGCGCGCTCCGTAGAGCGGCAACTGCGCATCCTGCGCCGCAATTCCGAACTGGCCATGCACATCGGCCTCTTGGACGCGGTTCTCGAGTCCACGACCTCGGGCCTGATGGTCATCGACAGTCAGGGCGTTATCTGGCGGGTCAATCGCAAGGGGGGGCAGATTCTAAAAAAGACGGATCTGGCCGGACAGGAAGTCTCGGTCTTGCAGGGATTGGACCTTGATATCGAGGACATCCGGGCGAACCCGAATGCCTGGGTCAACCGGGAATGCACCCTGAAAAACGGCCGCCAGAATATCCACATCCTGTTTTCGGCCCAGCCGGTGCTGGCCGGCGATCAATCCATGCTCGGCGTGGTCCTGGAATTCGAACCCATCGATTCGGTGCGCAAACTGGCCAATAATATTGCTGGAACCAAAGCCTTCTTCACCTTCGAGAGCATGATCGGCTCCAGCGAATCCTTTCGTCGGGCCCAGGAGATGGCCAAACGCGCGGCCCATTCCGATTCCACCGTCTTGCTCCGCGGCGAAACCGGAACCGGCAAGGAACTCTTCGCTCAGGCCATTCACAACGCCAGCCGTCGTCGCAGCGCCCCGTTTGTTCCTATCAACTGCGGGGCGATTCCGGGCGAACTCCTGGAAAGCGAACTCTTCGGCTATGTCGACGGCGCCTTCACCGGCGCTCAGAAAGGCGGCCGCCCCGGGAAATTCGAACTCGCCCACCGCGGCACCATTTTGTTGGACGAAATCGGGGATATGCCCCACGATATGCAGGTCAAACTCCTGCGCGTCCTGCAAACCGGCGAGGTCTACCGCATCGGGGCCCGCAAGCCGACCCTGGTCGACACCCGGATCATCGCCTGCACCCATGTTGATCTCGGCAAGGCGGTCGCCGCCGGACGCTTCCGTGAAGATCTCTACTACCGGCTCAACGTCCTGCCCATCGTCATCCCGGCCCTGCGTGAACGGGGACGGGACGATATCCTGGCCTTGACCGAATTCTTCCTCTCCCGCAACCGGGTCACCCCTCCACAGCTCACTGTCGGCGCTGTCAAAGCCCTGGAGAACCATCCCTGGCCGGGCAATGTCCGGGAACTGGAAAACACCATCCAACGCGCCCTGCACCTGTGCGAAGAAAATGAAATCGACGCGGCTTGCCTCGGGGTTCCCGAAACCGCTGCCGCGGCCTCCAGCTCCACGCCCCGCGGGACGCTGGAAGAAATCGAGCGCTTGGCCATCGAGCAGACCCTCGAGGATACCAAGGGCAATATGGCGGAAACCGCCAAGACCCTCGGCATTTCCCGGGCCACGTTGTACCGGAAAGTCAAACGGTATTCGCTGGAAACAGGGTAG